Proteins from one Microscilla marina ATCC 23134 genomic window:
- a CDS encoding DUF1294 domain-containing protein, with translation MLLVYYLIFINVVAAFIFSQDKGLAKRKQRRISEKRLHTFELAGGVFSMLVLMYTLRHKNQKFAYYGWTYLILALWVGILYLVLFYFGR, from the coding sequence ATGTTACTTGTTTATTACCTTATATTTATCAATGTAGTGGCTGCTTTTATTTTTAGCCAAGATAAAGGGCTCGCTAAACGCAAACAACGCCGGATAAGCGAAAAACGCTTGCATACTTTTGAGCTTGCCGGAGGGGTATTTTCTATGTTGGTACTCATGTATACTTTGCGCCACAAAAATCAAAAGTTTGCGTATTACGGTTGGACTTACCTTATTTTGGCGCTTTGGGTAGGCATACTTTACTTGGTGTTGTTTTACTTTGGGCGTTAG
- a CDS encoding GlmU family protein, with translation MQYILFDHFGVRNNLKPFTLVRPVACIRVGILTIAQKWEKYLGTQVSFQTEAYLETKFAVPPLDALDKYILIDGSICPDLSLTAAIQQLQPGEALSNSKGEILAMHYDKAVFAKDLREAFQPKKLVAYANEFTRIENLWDIFQQNAAQIQADFRLITQGRTSAPIADPHTIVYNPQNVFVEEGAQLKACVLNAEKGVIYIGKGAQVSEGSIIQSNFALGDHAVVNPGAKMRGDTTIGPYCKVGGEISNSVFFGYSNKGHDGFLGNSVVGEWCNFGADTNCSNLKNNYGNIKIWNYGVHDYIDSRQQFCGVMMGDHSKAGINTMFNTGTVVGINANVYGAGFPAKFIPSFAWGGADAGFGTYNLQKAFEAANLMMQRRGKACDEAEQAILTHVFNHRLTL, from the coding sequence ATGCAATACATTTTATTCGACCATTTTGGCGTTCGCAACAACCTCAAACCTTTTACCCTGGTTCGTCCGGTGGCTTGTATAAGGGTAGGAATACTTACTATAGCCCAAAAATGGGAAAAATATTTAGGCACCCAGGTAAGCTTTCAGACCGAAGCATACCTCGAAACCAAGTTTGCCGTACCTCCCCTCGATGCCCTTGACAAATACATATTGATTGACGGTAGTATATGCCCCGACCTCTCGTTAACGGCTGCCATACAACAGCTACAGCCTGGAGAAGCTTTGAGCAACAGCAAGGGCGAAATTTTGGCGATGCATTACGACAAAGCAGTGTTTGCCAAAGACCTAAGAGAGGCGTTTCAGCCTAAAAAACTGGTGGCTTACGCCAACGAATTTACTCGTATAGAAAACCTTTGGGATATTTTTCAGCAAAACGCCGCCCAAATTCAGGCAGACTTTAGGCTTATTACCCAAGGGCGCACCTCTGCCCCTATTGCCGACCCACACACTATAGTATACAACCCACAAAACGTATTTGTAGAAGAAGGTGCCCAATTGAAAGCTTGTGTACTCAACGCCGAAAAGGGGGTGATTTATATAGGCAAAGGAGCTCAGGTGAGTGAAGGCAGCATTATTCAAAGTAACTTTGCCTTGGGCGACCACGCGGTGGTAAATCCAGGCGCCAAAATGCGGGGTGATACTACTATAGGTCCTTATTGCAAGGTAGGAGGAGAAATTAGCAATTCGGTGTTTTTTGGCTATAGCAATAAAGGGCACGACGGCTTTTTGGGCAATTCGGTAGTAGGCGAATGGTGCAATTTTGGGGCTGACACCAATTGCTCGAACCTAAAAAACAACTATGGCAATATAAAGATTTGGAACTATGGTGTACATGATTATATAGACTCCAGGCAGCAGTTTTGTGGAGTAATGATGGGTGACCACTCCAAAGCAGGTATCAACACTATGTTTAATACAGGCACAGTGGTAGGCATCAACGCCAATGTATATGGGGCGGGTTTTCCGGCTAAATTTATTCCATCGTTTGCCTGGGGTGGTGCCGATGCTGGCTTTGGCACATACAACTTACAAAAAGCTTTTGAAGCGGCCAACTTAATGATGCAGCGCCGGGGCAAAGCCTGCGACGAAGCCGAACAAGCTATATTAACCCACGTATTCAATCACCGACTAACTCTTTGA
- a CDS encoding arginine--tRNA ligase, which translates to MSMETTLQNAIKQAFKELFDLEVTEVELQPTRKEFEGSHTFVMFSFLKAVRKRPDELGQMLGDYLTQNTQVVSGYNVANKGFLNISIANKVWIDTFGNIAQSSDYGKLPHKNQKVMVEYSSPNTNKPLHLGHLRNNFLGYSVARILEAAGYDVVKANLVNDRGVHICKSMLAYQKFGEGETPESSGIKGDHLIGKYYVEFDKQMKKQVTPIIAKIAKNEFSLFTDEEVTNIRNYQNKIAKINEEIRNEQANLSALKGQLLASFDADFQELFTNWEASLTYSSHFKKYIDNQSFTKKQQPLIKLIRRIIKLYNSIAKEDGNIKQIANNKTPLMNEVTEMLQKWEAKDPETVALWQKMNGWVYEGFDATYKAIGVDFDQMYYESETYLLGKDIIKDGLEKDLFYTKPDGSVWAKLPKEVSDNDKILLRSNGTSVYMTQDLGTADKKYEDHTINKSIYVIGNEQDYHCKVLFQILKDLDRPYADGLYHLSYGMVDLPTGKMKSREGTVIDADDLLAEVKETARKRTDDLGKLDGMSDAEKIEIYRIIALGALKYTLLRVDPKKRMLFDKESSVDFQGDAGPFVQMNYVRTRSILRKAAEMGISTNEPWTVSDLHAMEKELIKLLLQYEAVVEEAGNEYNPSFVAQYAYDLARTYSQFFAECPILKMDDGSAASIERRKFRIALSTKTGELIKKALGLLGIEVPERM; encoded by the coding sequence ATGAGCATGGAAACGACACTGCAAAATGCCATAAAGCAGGCATTCAAGGAATTGTTTGATTTAGAAGTTACCGAAGTAGAACTACAACCTACCCGCAAAGAGTTTGAAGGTTCTCATACTTTTGTAATGTTCAGCTTCCTGAAGGCAGTGCGCAAAAGACCTGACGAATTGGGGCAAATGTTGGGCGATTACCTGACTCAAAACACCCAGGTGGTGAGTGGCTATAATGTGGCAAACAAAGGCTTTTTAAATATTTCAATTGCCAATAAGGTCTGGATAGATACTTTTGGCAACATTGCCCAAAGTAGTGATTACGGCAAACTACCCCACAAAAACCAAAAGGTAATGGTGGAGTATTCGTCGCCCAATACCAATAAACCTTTGCACTTAGGGCACTTGCGAAACAATTTTTTGGGATACTCGGTGGCTCGAATACTAGAGGCGGCTGGCTACGATGTGGTCAAAGCCAATCTGGTAAACGACCGTGGGGTGCATATATGTAAGTCGATGTTGGCTTACCAAAAATTTGGCGAAGGCGAAACTCCTGAATCTTCGGGCATCAAAGGCGACCACTTGATTGGTAAATACTATGTGGAGTTTGACAAACAAATGAAAAAGCAAGTAACGCCCATCATTGCCAAAATTGCCAAGAATGAGTTCTCTTTGTTTACCGACGAAGAGGTGACTAATATTAGAAATTACCAAAACAAAATTGCTAAAATAAACGAAGAAATTCGCAACGAGCAAGCCAACCTTTCTGCCCTCAAAGGACAACTACTGGCAAGTTTTGATGCTGACTTCCAAGAGTTGTTTACCAACTGGGAGGCTTCGTTGACTTATAGCAGTCATTTTAAGAAATATATTGACAATCAGTCGTTTACCAAGAAACAACAACCGTTAATCAAGCTGATTCGTCGCATTATTAAATTATACAATAGCATAGCCAAAGAAGATGGCAACATTAAGCAGATTGCCAACAACAAAACACCGTTGATGAATGAGGTGACTGAGATGTTGCAAAAGTGGGAGGCTAAAGACCCTGAAACGGTTGCCTTGTGGCAAAAAATGAATGGTTGGGTATACGAGGGCTTCGATGCTACTTACAAGGCAATTGGGGTAGACTTTGACCAGATGTATTATGAGTCGGAAACCTATTTGTTGGGCAAAGACATCATTAAAGACGGGCTGGAGAAAGACTTGTTTTATACCAAGCCCGACGGTTCGGTATGGGCTAAACTACCCAAAGAAGTGTCGGACAATGACAAGATTTTGCTCCGAAGCAATGGTACCTCGGTATATATGACTCAAGACCTGGGCACTGCCGATAAGAAATACGAAGACCACACCATCAATAAATCAATTTATGTGATTGGCAACGAGCAAGATTACCATTGCAAGGTGTTGTTTCAGATATTGAAAGACTTGGATAGACCCTATGCCGATGGCTTGTACCACTTATCGTATGGAATGGTAGATTTGCCTACAGGCAAAATGAAATCGCGTGAAGGTACAGTAATAGACGCTGACGATTTGTTGGCAGAGGTAAAAGAAACCGCCCGAAAACGAACCGATGATTTAGGGAAGTTGGATGGGATGAGCGATGCCGAAAAGATAGAGATTTACCGAATCATTGCGTTGGGAGCGCTTAAGTATACTTTGCTGAGAGTAGACCCCAAGAAACGAATGTTGTTTGACAAGGAGTCTTCGGTAGACTTTCAGGGCGATGCCGGGCCGTTTGTGCAAATGAACTATGTAAGAACCCGCTCTATTTTGCGAAAAGCTGCCGAAATGGGCATTAGTACCAACGAACCCTGGACAGTGAGTGACCTGCACGCGATGGAAAAAGAGTTAATTAAACTTTTACTACAGTACGAAGCAGTGGTAGAAGAAGCAGGCAATGAGTATAACCCTTCGTTTGTTGCCCAATATGCTTATGACCTGGCGAGAACTTATAGCCAGTTTTTTGCCGAATGCCCTATTCTTAAAATGGACGATGGGTCTGCCGCAAGTATAGAGCGTCGCAAATTTAGAATTGCCCTCTCTACCAAAACCGGAGAGTTGATTAAAAAAGCATTGGGCTTGTTGGGCATTGAAGTGCCAGAAAGAATGTAA
- a CDS encoding energy transducer TonB produces the protein MKKQYYFLLAFLLLGLSQFALAQVPPPPPVKPAPPLVVAFTETKAQPVGGFNNFYRFIHQNLRYPDLAYNLGVEGRVYVEFVVEKDGSLSQFEVVKRLGSGCDEEAVRVLRTSPRWAPGTQAGRKIRSKFVIPVRFDIRR, from the coding sequence ATGAAAAAACAATACTACTTTTTACTTGCCTTTTTATTATTGGGCTTGAGCCAGTTTGCCCTGGCACAGGTACCCCCACCACCACCTGTTAAACCAGCACCACCTCTCGTGGTGGCATTTACAGAGACCAAGGCACAACCTGTAGGTGGTTTTAATAATTTTTATCGATTCATCCACCAAAACCTACGCTACCCTGACCTAGCCTATAATCTGGGGGTAGAAGGAAGAGTATATGTAGAGTTTGTGGTAGAAAAAGATGGTAGTTTGAGCCAGTTTGAGGTAGTAAAAAGATTGGGCTCAGGTTGCGACGAAGAAGCCGTTCGGGTACTCCGCACCAGCCCCCGATGGGCGCCAGGCACACAAGCAGGCAGAAAAATAAGGAGTAAATTTGTTATCCCGGTAAGGTTTGACATCAGACGATAG
- a CDS encoding energy transducer TonB yields MKKHIYILFLLLLLLGLSQVVKAQVPPPPPPPEPEPEIFVLVEEKAQPIGGYKAFYRHIARSLRYRYPSLAYRNRVQGVVLIEFVVHKNGRLSNMKVLKSVGSGCDEVALQVLRRAPKWRPAIQRGRPTQSKCRIPIRFQIL; encoded by the coding sequence ATGAAAAAACACATTTATATTTTATTCCTTTTATTACTATTACTAGGCTTGAGCCAAGTGGTCAAAGCACAAGTACCTCCTCCTCCTCCACCCCCTGAACCCGAACCTGAGATTTTTGTATTAGTAGAAGAAAAAGCCCAGCCCATTGGGGGTTACAAAGCATTTTATCGTCATATAGCTCGCAGCCTAAGGTATCGTTACCCTTCGTTGGCTTATCGCAATCGGGTGCAAGGGGTAGTATTGATAGAGTTTGTAGTGCACAAAAACGGGAGGTTGTCCAATATGAAAGTGCTCAAAAGTGTGGGATCGGGTTGCGACGAAGTAGCCCTTCAGGTGCTCAGACGTGCCCCAAAATGGAGACCTGCCATACAAAGAGGAAGACCCACCCAAAGCAAGTGTCGCATTCCTATCAGGTTCCAGATACTATAA
- a CDS encoding iron ABC transporter permease, whose amino-acid sequence MSTKTSEHHLWAKKTTLRHTGLLVGLATALVVVFVIDLTLGSVAIPLKQIIQIIAGQDSGNFAWNNIIHQIRVPQAITAMLAGAALSLGGLQMQTLFRNPLAGPSILGITAGSSLGVAVIMLASGSVIGVTSIVSTGLLSSWLIVMAAVTGSAMVLALVLLVSLRIRDNVVVLIVGMMVGNITIALVSVWQYFSEPEQIQDYLMWTFGSLGGVTHHHLMVLSMAVGAGIVVSLLITKTLNTLLLGENYAQSLGLSIRRSRILVIAVTSLLAGSVTAFCGPIGFVGIAVPHLTRSLLNSSDHRLLVPAVCMLGAVLMLICDIIAKVPGSHVTLPINAVTALVGAPVVIFVIVKRRNLRASF is encoded by the coding sequence ATGAGTACCAAAACATCTGAACACCACTTGTGGGCAAAAAAAACTACCCTACGGCATACGGGTTTGTTAGTGGGGCTGGCAACCGCCCTGGTAGTGGTTTTTGTTATTGACCTTACGCTGGGTTCGGTAGCAATACCTTTAAAGCAAATAATACAAATTATTGCCGGACAAGACAGTGGTAACTTTGCCTGGAACAACATCATTCATCAAATAAGAGTGCCCCAGGCAATCACCGCCATGCTTGCCGGAGCAGCTTTGTCGTTGGGTGGTCTACAAATGCAAACCTTGTTTCGTAACCCCTTGGCGGGGCCTTCTATTCTGGGCATTACAGCTGGCTCAAGCCTGGGGGTAGCAGTCATTATGCTTGCCAGTGGGTCGGTCATTGGAGTCACCAGCATTGTGAGTACAGGCCTGCTCAGCAGTTGGCTTATTGTTATGGCTGCAGTTACAGGTTCGGCGATGGTATTAGCTTTGGTACTACTGGTTTCTTTGCGCATCCGCGATAATGTGGTGGTATTGATTGTGGGCATGATGGTGGGCAATATTACTATAGCTTTAGTAAGCGTTTGGCAGTACTTTAGCGAACCTGAGCAAATTCAAGATTACCTCATGTGGACATTTGGCAGCCTGGGCGGAGTTACTCACCACCACCTGATGGTACTGTCTATGGCTGTAGGAGCAGGCATAGTAGTTTCATTGCTCATCACCAAAACCTTGAATACTTTGCTGCTGGGCGAAAACTATGCCCAGAGCTTGGGCTTGAGCATACGCAGGTCTCGTATACTGGTCATAGCTGTCACTAGTTTGTTAGCAGGCAGTGTTACTGCCTTCTGTGGACCCATTGGGTTTGTGGGCATAGCAGTGCCTCACCTTACCCGATCGTTGCTCAACAGCTCCGACCATCGTTTATTGGTACCTGCGGTTTGCATGCTGGGAGCCGTGCTTATGCTCATTTGCGACATTATAGCCAAAGTGCCTGGCAGTCACGTGACATTGCCCATCAACGCAGTCACCGCATTGGTAGGTGCACCAGTCGTTATTTTTGTGATTGTAAAACGCAGAAACTTAAGGGCCTCTTTCTAA
- a CDS encoding ABC transporter substrate-binding protein, with translation MKYIFKQALYGLCMVWFLSSCQSNNRQPQDQRSDSTKTNASQPLFDKTTLKYAQNFKVDYYDHYKVVTVTKAFTDQTDSLQYVLVPHQQPIPKGFKPHQIVHVPVRSMVTLSTTHVALADVLGLTEFITGNANNAWISLPSMQKRIKEGKVVELGSSRNFNQELLVSLQPDIVLMSSTHTAGYQKKQAVMGKSTCLIVNSGWMEQHPLARAEWLKFLAVFYNKEKLATEKFDAIEAQYLRVKKLAAQAQKKPSVLCGLPFKGTWYTAKGGSYMAQFIRDAQAAYFWNNTPGSGSHPFDFETVFAKAHNGDFWLNVSAAKSLKEIQNKDARFTKFAAFNQKRIYNNNKRINAGGGNDYWVTGFVNPHLVLSDLVKIFHPELLPEHELVYYQQLK, from the coding sequence ATGAAGTATATATTCAAGCAAGCTTTGTATGGCTTGTGTATGGTCTGGTTTTTAAGTAGTTGCCAGTCAAACAACCGCCAACCACAAGACCAAAGGAGCGACTCGACAAAAACCAATGCCTCTCAGCCACTATTTGACAAAACCACGCTCAAATACGCCCAGAACTTTAAAGTAGATTATTACGATCACTACAAGGTAGTCACAGTGACCAAGGCATTTACCGACCAAACCGACAGCCTACAGTATGTATTGGTACCCCACCAGCAACCAATACCTAAGGGTTTTAAGCCCCATCAAATAGTCCATGTTCCGGTACGCTCTATGGTTACTTTGTCAACCACCCACGTGGCGCTTGCCGATGTATTGGGGCTTACGGAGTTTATCACGGGCAACGCCAACAATGCCTGGATAAGCTTGCCCTCGATGCAAAAAAGAATCAAAGAAGGTAAAGTAGTAGAGTTGGGCAGCTCGCGTAATTTTAATCAAGAATTGCTTGTATCATTGCAACCCGACATAGTGCTCATGAGTAGCACACATACCGCTGGTTATCAAAAAAAACAAGCCGTGATGGGCAAAAGTACCTGCTTGATAGTAAACTCAGGCTGGATGGAACAACACCCCTTGGCACGTGCCGAATGGCTTAAGTTTTTGGCCGTGTTTTATAACAAAGAAAAACTGGCTACAGAAAAGTTTGATGCTATAGAAGCCCAATACCTCCGGGTAAAAAAACTAGCTGCCCAGGCACAAAAAAAACCCAGCGTACTTTGTGGCTTGCCTTTTAAAGGTACCTGGTATACTGCCAAAGGGGGCAGCTACATGGCGCAGTTTATCAGAGATGCTCAAGCTGCTTATTTTTGGAACAATACCCCAGGCAGTGGTAGTCACCCCTTCGACTTTGAAACTGTATTTGCCAAAGCCCACAATGGCGACTTTTGGCTCAATGTAAGCGCCGCCAAAAGCCTGAAAGAAATTCAAAATAAAGACGCCAGGTTTACCAAGTTTGCCGCATTTAACCAAAAGCGTATCTACAACAACAACAAACGGATCAATGCCGGAGGGGGCAACGACTATTGGGTCACAGGGTTTGTCAACCCACACCTGGTGCTCAGCGATTTGGTCAAAATATTTCACCCTGAACTATTGCCTGAGCACGAGTTGGTATATTACCAACAACTGAAGTAG
- a CDS encoding T9SS type A sorting domain-containing protein, whose protein sequence is MYQVLFKIKVIVFATCLVTALAQAQQAQTKPEEVAPNIQVEVFPNPSPTRVFSVIIKATQSQPFIVQVQDALQRTVYQKAVKSVYGFSLHTLRLDTRPKGWYYLVITSAKGKVIKRLKSL, encoded by the coding sequence ATGTATCAAGTCCTGTTCAAAATCAAAGTAATTGTATTCGCTACTTGTTTGGTTACAGCATTGGCGCAAGCCCAACAAGCCCAAACCAAGCCTGAGGAAGTTGCCCCCAATATACAGGTAGAGGTTTTTCCTAACCCAAGCCCTACCCGCGTTTTTTCGGTCATCATCAAAGCAACCCAAAGCCAACCGTTCATTGTACAAGTACAAGATGCTTTGCAAAGAACAGTATACCAAAAAGCAGTGAAATCGGTATACGGGTTTTCGTTGCATACCTTGCGCCTTGATACGCGCCCCAAAGGTTGGTATTACCTGGTAATTACCAGTGCTAAGGGTAAGGTAATAAAGCGACTTAAGAGCCTGTAG
- a CDS encoding NADPH-dependent F420 reductase, which translates to MNIAIIGTGNVGGALATQWSKAAHTIFLGVKEVTDFKGKHLLQNPHTSVHTVADAAQQAEVILVATPPQIAPQLAAQMGNVAGKVIIDATNTINASPEGYPTAFHAFAALTKAEVIKCFNTTGFENMQQPDYGHVVLDMMMAGSSEQAKAITGRLAQEAGFAHCYDFGKADKVVLLEQFALSWINLAIFQGMGRDIGFKLVRRQT; encoded by the coding sequence ATGAATATAGCAATTATAGGTACAGGCAATGTAGGCGGAGCTTTGGCTACGCAATGGTCTAAAGCAGCCCATACTATTTTTTTAGGGGTAAAAGAGGTGACTGATTTTAAGGGTAAACACTTGCTGCAAAACCCTCACACCAGTGTACATACGGTAGCAGATGCTGCCCAACAAGCGGAGGTAATACTGGTAGCTACTCCACCACAAATAGCACCTCAACTGGCGGCACAAATGGGCAATGTAGCAGGCAAGGTAATCATCGATGCTACCAATACTATCAATGCATCTCCCGAAGGTTACCCCACGGCTTTTCATGCTTTTGCCGCGTTGACCAAGGCGGAGGTAATTAAATGTTTTAATACGACCGGGTTTGAGAATATGCAACAGCCTGATTATGGCCATGTAGTACTGGATATGATGATGGCAGGCAGTAGTGAACAAGCCAAAGCCATTACGGGTAGGCTTGCTCAGGAGGCAGGTTTTGCCCATTGTTATGACTTTGGCAAGGCAGACAAAGTCGTGTTGCTGGAGCAATTTGCTTTGTCATGGATCAACCTGGCTATTTTTCAAGGGATGGGGCGCGATATTGGGTTTAAACTGGTAAGACGACAAACCTAA
- a CDS encoding DUF481 domain-containing protein, with amino-acid sequence MKHLFFLWLLLPQISAAQLNKSDSLGLKTRLTLTGFWQEGNAEVLVFRGKANVSVRTGQWMFKTQNAYLYQEFFRQKADEDIFSRNFVYFSPKRRIYPFMLGFVATNFRRQINLRYFVGAGLTWQIIRRKAQTLKLALSGEYEQSYFAQDKFNQPIFNGKSTITTWRATVWLLGKFSLSKHLSWHYESYVQPSLVHAGNMRWQIETGLETPLWRFVSLRVNYLYMYEKLVVVNERPQDSFLTFGVNIQLF; translated from the coding sequence ATGAAGCATCTCTTTTTCTTATGGTTACTATTGCCCCAAATATCGGCGGCTCAGCTCAACAAAAGCGATAGCTTGGGCTTAAAAACCAGGCTGACGCTTACCGGTTTTTGGCAAGAAGGCAATGCAGAAGTGTTGGTGTTTAGGGGCAAAGCCAACGTAAGCGTACGCACCGGGCAATGGATGTTCAAAACTCAAAATGCTTATCTCTACCAGGAGTTTTTCAGACAAAAAGCAGACGAAGATATTTTTAGTCGGAACTTTGTCTATTTTTCTCCCAAACGCCGCATTTACCCTTTTATGCTGGGCTTTGTCGCCACTAATTTTCGCCGTCAGATCAACTTGCGCTATTTTGTGGGTGCAGGGCTCACCTGGCAAATCATTCGCCGAAAGGCACAAACGCTGAAACTGGCACTGTCGGGTGAATATGAGCAAAGTTATTTTGCTCAGGATAAATTTAACCAACCCATTTTTAACGGAAAGTCAACCATTACTACCTGGCGCGCTACAGTTTGGCTATTGGGCAAGTTTTCGCTTAGTAAACACCTTTCGTGGCATTATGAGAGTTACGTTCAACCTTCTCTGGTACACGCAGGTAATATGCGTTGGCAAATAGAAACGGGTCTGGAAACACCCCTATGGCGTTTTGTAAGCCTACGGGTAAATTATTTGTATATGTACGAAAAGCTGGTGGTAGTCAACGAACGCCCGCAAGACAGCTTTTTAACTTTTGGTGTAAACATTCAACTTTTTTGA
- a CDS encoding bestrophin family protein codes for MIVKKNFHPLKVLTYTWPPMLFSTGLALLVFGLHTGAGFTQIALPFMIVGVLGTALAIFLGFRNSSSYQRWWEARQLWGGIVNSSRIFSRLVCTFADSHQHQANYQKKRSEAFKKSLVYKQIAWVHALRFHLREQPLWEELKPLVSEAEFARLVRAQNKPNYLQKMMGQQIYTAMADGTLGGFDSFQMEGQLAALANYQGSCERIKNTPMPRQYHYFTRVFLYVFILFFPLGLIGPLAKMGIAWAVVPVTVVVAFVFSAIERTGAVNEDPFENRIQDVPLTTLCNTIERDLRETLEETQLPQKLVPVDGFLF; via the coding sequence ATGATTGTCAAAAAAAATTTTCACCCCCTAAAAGTCCTCACTTATACCTGGCCGCCTATGCTGTTTAGTACCGGGCTTGCCTTGCTTGTTTTTGGGCTGCACACAGGAGCAGGGTTTACCCAAATAGCATTGCCTTTTATGATAGTAGGCGTACTGGGCACGGCGCTTGCCATTTTTTTGGGCTTTCGTAATAGTTCTTCTTATCAACGCTGGTGGGAAGCTCGCCAGCTTTGGGGGGGCATTGTCAACTCTAGCCGAATTTTTTCGCGTTTGGTTTGCACATTTGCCGACAGCCACCAACATCAGGCTAACTATCAGAAAAAACGTAGCGAGGCTTTTAAAAAATCGTTGGTTTACAAGCAAATTGCCTGGGTGCATGCATTGCGCTTTCATTTGCGTGAGCAACCCTTATGGGAGGAGCTAAAGCCTTTGGTAAGTGAAGCTGAGTTTGCCAGGTTAGTACGCGCTCAAAACAAGCCCAACTATTTGCAAAAAATGATGGGGCAACAAATCTACACCGCCATGGCAGATGGCACCCTGGGTGGTTTTGATAGCTTTCAGATGGAAGGACAACTGGCGGCCCTGGCCAACTATCAAGGGTCTTGTGAACGCATCAAAAATACGCCTATGCCCCGGCAATACCACTACTTTACCAGGGTTTTTCTTTACGTATTTATTTTATTTTTTCCTCTCGGTCTGATTGGTCCACTTGCCAAAATGGGGATAGCCTGGGCGGTGGTTCCTGTAACGGTCGTGGTAGCTTTTGTATTTTCGGCTATAGAACGCACCGGGGCAGTCAATGAAGATCCGTTCGAGAACCGTATTCAAGACGTGCCACTGACCACACTTTGCAATACCATAGAACGCGACTTGAGAGAAACACTGGAAGAAACCCAATTGCCCCAAAAGCTGGTACCTGTAGATGGTTTTTTGTTTTGA
- a CDS encoding type 1 glutamine amidotransferase domain-containing protein gives MHTTQEIKEVKNYVHPHGAPHKGKILMVASSPAVSQQTGWPIGFWAAELTHPLQVFQEAGYEVTIASTAGGKIVMDGYSNPTDESGYSAHDVVSLGYMQQGWFNDLLDHTLKLNDVNAQEYDALFLVGGQAPMYTFKDNDTLSRLFTTFYESGKPSAAVCHATTLLLDAKKSDGQLLVKDKTWTGFADAEEDFADQAVGMKIQPYRIETAARQLADTTFKVAAPFSAYAIADGNLITGQQQNSGAAAARLVVEQLTQ, from the coding sequence ATGCATACTACACAAGAAATCAAAGAAGTAAAAAACTATGTACACCCCCATGGCGCTCCCCACAAGGGTAAAATACTGATGGTAGCCAGCAGTCCGGCGGTGTCTCAACAAACGGGTTGGCCAATTGGCTTTTGGGCTGCCGAACTTACCCACCCTTTGCAAGTGTTTCAAGAAGCGGGCTATGAGGTTACCATTGCTTCTACCGCAGGGGGAAAAATAGTGATGGATGGTTATTCTAACCCTACCGATGAAAGCGGTTATTCGGCGCATGATGTAGTGTCGCTGGGCTATATGCAACAAGGCTGGTTCAACGACTTACTCGACCACACGCTCAAGCTCAACGATGTAAACGCCCAAGAATATGACGCCCTGTTTTTGGTAGGCGGACAAGCACCTATGTATACTTTTAAAGACAATGACACCCTTTCTCGATTATTCACTACTTTTTACGAAAGTGGCAAGCCCAGTGCCGCAGTTTGCCATGCAACTACGTTGTTGCTCGACGCCAAAAAGTCTGATGGGCAATTGTTGGTAAAGGATAAAACCTGGACTGGCTTTGCCGATGCCGAAGAGGATTTTGCAGATCAGGCGGTAGGCATGAAGATTCAGCCTTACCGCATAGAAACCGCTGCCCGTCAGCTGGCTGATACTACTTTTAAAGTAGCCGCTCCCTTTTCGGCGTATGCCATTGCAGACGGTAACCTTATCACAGGGCAACAGCAAAACTCAGGGGCTGCTGCGGCACGCTTGGTGGTAGAGCAGTTGACCCAATAG